Proteins encoded by one window of Streptococcus suis S735:
- the glgP gene encoding glycogen/starch/alpha-glucan family phosphorylase, with the protein MTKFTTFAETNTSKKLADLTNEEIYLQLLNYVKDAAASKPKNTGKRKVYYISAEFLIGKLLSNNLINLGVYKDVQAELAAAGKSLAQVEDVEPEPSLGNGGLGRLASCFVDSMSTLAINGEGVGLNYHCGLFRQVFKKNEQEAEPNFWIENDSWLIPTTISYDVPFKNFTLKSKLDRLDILGYKKETKNYLNLFDIESVNYDLITDGISFDKTDIKENLTLFLYPDDSDKNGELLRIYQQYFMVSNAAQLLIDEAIERGSNLHDLADYAYVQINDTHPSMVIPELIRLLTEKHGIEFAEAVAIVKNMTGYTNHTILAEALEKWPLEFLEEVVPHLVDIIKELDALIRAEIKDPAVQIIDESGRVHMAHMDIHFSNSVNGVAALHTEILKNSELKAFYELYPEKFNNKTNGITFRRWLEFANQDLADYIKELIGDEYLTDATKLEKLLAFADDKEVHAKLAEIKFNNKLALKRYLKDNKGIELDENSIIDTQIKRFHEYKRQQMNALYVIHKYLEIKNGNLPKRKITVIFGGKAAPAYIIAQDIIHLILCLSELINNDPEVNKYLNVHLVENYNVTVAEKLIPATDISEQISLASKEASGTGNMKFMLNGALTLGTMDGANVEIAELAGMDNIYTFGKDSDTIIDLYDKAGYVSADYYNGDANIKRAVDFIVSDEVKALGNEERLGRLHHELISKDWFMTLIDLAEYIEVKEQVFADYEDQDSWNKKVVHNIAKAGFFSSDRTIEQYNEDIWHSN; encoded by the coding sequence ATGACTAAATTTACAACATTTGCAGAAACAAATACTTCGAAGAAATTAGCTGATTTGACAAATGAAGAAATCTATCTTCAACTGTTGAACTATGTAAAAGATGCAGCAGCTTCAAAACCAAAAAACACAGGAAAACGTAAAGTTTACTATATCTCAGCTGAGTTCCTTATCGGTAAACTCTTGTCAAACAACTTGATTAACTTGGGTGTGTATAAAGACGTTCAAGCAGAATTGGCAGCAGCTGGTAAATCATTGGCGCAGGTTGAAGATGTTGAACCAGAACCATCACTTGGTAACGGTGGTTTGGGACGTCTAGCTTCATGTTTCGTTGATTCTATGTCAACACTTGCTATCAACGGTGAAGGTGTTGGTCTGAACTACCACTGTGGTCTTTTCCGCCAAGTATTTAAGAAAAATGAGCAAGAAGCAGAGCCAAACTTCTGGATTGAAAATGATTCTTGGTTGATTCCAACAACTATCAGCTATGATGTTCCATTCAAAAACTTCACTTTGAAATCAAAATTGGATCGTCTTGATATTCTTGGCTATAAAAAAGAGACTAAGAACTACCTCAATTTGTTTGATATTGAGTCAGTAAACTATGACTTGATTACAGACGGTATTTCATTTGACAAGACTGATATTAAAGAAAACTTGACACTCTTCTTGTACCCAGATGATTCTGATAAGAATGGTGAATTGCTCCGTATCTACCAACAATATTTCATGGTATCAAATGCTGCTCAACTTTTGATTGATGAAGCAATTGAGCGCGGTTCAAACTTGCATGACTTGGCTGACTACGCTTATGTGCAAATCAACGATACTCACCCATCAATGGTGATTCCTGAGTTGATCCGTCTTTTGACTGAAAAGCATGGTATTGAATTTGCGGAAGCAGTTGCCATCGTTAAGAATATGACTGGTTACACAAACCACACTATCTTGGCGGAAGCACTTGAAAAATGGCCACTTGAGTTCCTTGAAGAAGTGGTGCCACACTTGGTTGATATCATCAAAGAATTGGATGCCCTTATTCGTGCAGAAATTAAAGACCCAGCAGTCCAAATCATTGATGAATCAGGTCGTGTACACATGGCTCACATGGATATCCACTTCTCTAACTCAGTGAACGGTGTAGCTGCGCTTCACACAGAAATCCTCAAAAACTCTGAATTGAAAGCTTTCTACGAGCTTTATCCAGAAAAATTCAACAATAAAACAAACGGTATCACTTTCCGCCGTTGGTTGGAATTTGCCAACCAAGACCTTGCTGATTACATCAAAGAATTGATTGGCGATGAATACTTGACAGATGCGACTAAACTTGAAAAATTGCTTGCCTTTGCTGATGACAAGGAAGTTCATGCTAAGTTGGCTGAAATCAAGTTCAACAATAAGTTGGCTCTCAAACGTTACCTTAAAGACAACAAAGGTATCGAGCTGGATGAAAATTCTATTATTGATACACAAATCAAACGTTTCCACGAGTACAAACGCCAACAAATGAATGCCTTGTATGTTATCCATAAATACCTTGAAATCAAGAATGGTAACCTTCCGAAACGTAAAATCACTGTTATCTTCGGTGGTAAAGCGGCACCTGCCTACATCATTGCACAAGACATCATTCACTTGATTCTTTGCTTGTCAGAGTTGATCAACAATGACCCAGAAGTAAATAAATACCTCAATGTTCACTTGGTAGAAAACTACAATGTGACAGTTGCTGAGAAACTCATCCCTGCAACAGACATTTCAGAACAAATCTCATTGGCTTCTAAAGAAGCGTCAGGTACTGGTAACATGAAATTCATGCTCAACGGTGCATTGACACTTGGTACAATGGATGGTGCCAACGTTGAGATTGCTGAGTTGGCTGGTATGGATAACATCTATACATTTGGTAAAGATTCAGATACCATCATCGACTTGTACGATAAGGCTGGATATGTATCTGCGGACTACTACAATGGCGATGCCAATATCAAACGTGCAGTTGACTTTATCGTTAGCGATGAGGTAAAAGCACTTGGTAACGAAGAACGTCTTGGCCGTCTGCACCATGAATTGATTTCGAAAGACTGGTTCATGACCTTGATTGACTTGGCTGAATACATTGAAGTAAAAGAACAAGTCTTTGCAGACTACGAAGATCAAGATTCATGGAACAAGAAAGTTGTTCATAACATTGCCAAAGCTGGATTCTTCTCATCTGACCGTACGATTGAACAGTACAATGAAGATATTTGGCACAGTAACTAA
- a CDS encoding HNH/ENDO VII family nuclease: MIEGLKTVAEAVKPVVNEVGKRAIDAFEKPIDSDKRLEAASDNKTTFRYDGLSKPQEFLAQAQGFPKEIAKDIYNSQELKHYMDIGMRAVQFGQKENGEPRFCLIPKDLSFDRVVDSQGRTNAERLQSGLLPIKDGQPLEVHHIGQKNGGHYALLTKEEHIKNGNKEMLHKPGKSDVDHGLDFARDKRSIAKVLMEEQV; this comes from the coding sequence ATGATAGAAGGATTGAAAACTGTTGCGGAGGCAGTTAAGCCTGTCGTAAATGAAGTTGGCAAACGAGCGATAGATGCCTTTGAAAAGCCGATAGATTCAGATAAGCGATTGGAAGCTGCATCTGATAATAAAACCACTTTTCGCTATGATGGTCTGAGCAAGCCTCAAGAATTTCTAGCTCAAGCCCAAGGGTTTCCCAAAGAGATAGCTAAGGATATTTACAATTCTCAGGAACTCAAGCATTATATGGACATAGGAATGCGAGCTGTGCAATTTGGACAGAAAGAAAATGGGGAGCCACGATTTTGTCTTATTCCAAAAGATTTATCGTTTGATAGAGTTGTAGACTCACAGGGGCGAACCAACGCAGAGCGATTGCAAAGTGGATTACTACCGATAAAGGATGGTCAACCTTTAGAAGTTCACCATATCGGTCAAAAAAACGGTGGTCATTATGCCTTATTGACGAAAGAAGAACACATTAAGAATGGGAATAAAGAAATGTTGCATAAGCCAGGTAAATCTGATGTTGATCATGGTTTAGATTTTGCTAGAGATAAGCGATCAATTGCTAAAGTACTTATGGAGGAACAAGTATGA
- the malQ gene encoding 4-alpha-glucanotransferase yields MTNRTSGILMHITSLPGKFGIGTFGQSAYDFVDFLVETKQTYWQILPLTTTSYGDSPYQSFSAIAGNTHLIDFDLLVEDGLLATEDFQDVNFGDNPEKVDYALIYQVRRPILEKAVQAFLQDDKKKAAFLEFEKANSSWLTDYAEFMAIKEYFGNKALQEWEDKKVVARNEEALDKYRLELANQIDYYKVTQYFFFSQWKQLKEYANKHHIKIIGDMPIYVSADSVEVWTKPQLFKLDSERKPLYVAGVPADNFSADGQLWGNPIYDWPEHEKTGYNWWIYRIHESFKLYDVLRIDHFKGFSDFWQVDGKAEVAKVGTWEPGPGYNLFKAVKETLGDLPIIAEDLGNIDAKARKLLADCGYPGMKILEFGFFDVTGKSIDAPHRCIPNSVAYTGTHDNEVVNGWYNNLDPEQQEYVDAYSNRKPIEKVSQAMLRMLFATVSDTAIATMQDVLDLGEESRMNMPSTIGGNWEWRMKAEDLTQERKDFLTKMTLLYQRGNENHD; encoded by the coding sequence ATGACAAATCGTACCAGTGGAATTTTGATGCATATTACCTCACTTCCAGGTAAGTTTGGTATTGGTACTTTTGGACAGTCTGCCTATGATTTTGTAGATTTCTTGGTGGAAACCAAGCAAACCTACTGGCAGATTTTACCACTAACAACTACAAGCTATGGAGATTCTCCTTACCAGTCTTTCTCTGCTATTGCAGGAAATACACACTTGATAGACTTTGACCTCTTGGTTGAAGATGGCTTATTGGCAACAGAAGATTTCCAAGATGTAAATTTTGGAGATAATCCTGAAAAAGTAGACTATGCTCTTATCTATCAAGTTCGTCGACCAATTTTGGAGAAGGCAGTTCAAGCATTTTTACAAGATGATAAGAAGAAAGCTGCTTTTCTAGAGTTTGAAAAGGCTAACTCATCTTGGTTGACAGATTATGCGGAGTTCATGGCTATCAAGGAATACTTTGGTAATAAAGCTCTCCAAGAATGGGAAGATAAAAAAGTTGTAGCTCGCAATGAGGAAGCTCTTGATAAGTACCGCTTAGAATTGGCAAATCAAATCGACTACTACAAAGTCACACAGTATTTCTTCTTCAGCCAATGGAAACAATTGAAAGAATATGCCAACAAACACCACATCAAAATCATCGGAGATATGCCAATCTATGTTTCTGCTGATAGCGTTGAAGTGTGGACAAAACCCCAACTATTCAAATTGGACAGTGAACGCAAGCCGCTTTATGTAGCAGGTGTACCAGCTGATAACTTCTCGGCAGATGGTCAATTATGGGGAAATCCTATTTACGATTGGCCAGAACATGAAAAAACAGGCTATAACTGGTGGATTTATCGTATCCATGAAAGTTTCAAACTTTATGATGTCCTTCGGATTGACCATTTCAAAGGTTTCTCAGACTTCTGGCAAGTTGATGGTAAGGCAGAGGTGGCAAAAGTTGGAACTTGGGAACCAGGTCCTGGCTACAATCTCTTCAAGGCTGTCAAAGAAACACTTGGAGACCTTCCAATCATTGCAGAAGACCTTGGAAACATTGACGCTAAAGCTCGCAAATTGCTTGCGGATTGTGGCTATCCAGGCATGAAAATCTTAGAATTTGGTTTCTTTGATGTAACAGGTAAGAGTATCGATGCTCCACACCGTTGCATTCCAAATTCAGTTGCCTACACTGGAACTCACGATAATGAGGTTGTCAATGGCTGGTACAACAATCTTGATCCAGAACAACAAGAATACGTGGATGCCTACAGCAACCGTAAGCCGATTGAAAAAGTTAGCCAAGCTATGCTCCGTATGCTGTTTGCAACAGTGAGTGATACAGCTATCGCAACCATGCAAGACGTCCTAGACTTGGGAGAAGAAAGTCGAATGAATATGCCGTCAACTATCGGTGGAAACTGGGAATGGCGCATGAAAGCTGAAGACTTGACCCAAGAACGCAAAGACTTCTTGACAAAAATGACATTACTATACCAACGAGGAAATGAAAACCATGACTAA
- a CDS encoding AAA family ATPase yields MNNNFNNFNNMDDIFNQLMGNMGGYSTERRRYSINGREVTPEEFAMYRQTGRLPQTEEVAQTQAKGQIKSDGILAKLGRNLTQDAREGKLDPVIGRNKEIQETSEILARRTKNNPVLVGDAGVGKTAVVEGLAQAIVNGDVPAAIKNKEIISIDISGLEAGTQYRGAFEENVQNLVDEVKKAGNIILFFDEIHQILGAGSTGGDSGSKGLADILKPALSRGELTVIGATTQDEYRNTIHKNAALARRFNEVKVNAPSAEDTYQILKGIKPLYEAHHNIELPDEVLRAAVDYSVQYIPQRSLPDKAIDLVDVTAAHLAAQHPVTDIQTLEAEMAEAKQLQLEAAEKEDYEKALNEKVRIDKLQKQIDNHTEQQKVVATVNDVAQAVERMTGIPVSQMGASDIERLKELKNRLAANVIGQDDAVEAVSRAIRRNRAGFDDGNRPIGSFLFVGPTGVGKTELAKQLALDLFGNKDAIIRLDMSEYSDRTAVSKLIGTTAGYIGYDDNSHTLTERVRRNPYSIVLMDEIEKADPQVITLLLQVLDDGHLTDGQGNQVNFKNTIIIATSNAGFGYGMAEGEENQDIMDRIAPFFRPEFLNRFNAVIEFKHLDKDDLKAIVELLLAQVNNTLAKKGIQLTVTEAAKEFLMEEGYDKAMGARPLRRVIENQIRDKVTDFYLDHVDVKYLEADVVDGSIQIKEQSFA; encoded by the coding sequence ATGAACAACAATTTCAATAACTTTAACAATATGGACGACATTTTCAATCAACTCATGGGCAACATGGGTGGCTACAGCACAGAACGTCGCCGTTATTCTATCAATGGGCGTGAAGTGACACCAGAAGAATTTGCTATGTACCGTCAGACTGGTCGCCTGCCACAGACAGAAGAAGTGGCTCAAACACAGGCTAAAGGTCAGATAAAGTCAGACGGAATTCTTGCAAAACTTGGTCGCAATTTGACACAAGATGCGCGTGAAGGTAAGTTGGATCCAGTCATTGGACGAAACAAGGAAATCCAAGAAACCTCTGAAATCCTAGCTCGCCGTACGAAAAATAATCCTGTTTTGGTCGGTGATGCTGGTGTCGGAAAGACAGCGGTAGTAGAAGGATTGGCTCAAGCCATTGTCAATGGTGATGTGCCAGCAGCCATTAAGAACAAGGAAATCATCTCCATCGACATTTCAGGCTTGGAGGCTGGGACTCAGTATCGTGGAGCTTTTGAGGAAAATGTGCAGAATCTTGTGGATGAAGTCAAAAAAGCTGGAAATATCATTCTCTTCTTTGATGAAATTCATCAGATTTTGGGAGCTGGTAGCACTGGCGGAGACTCAGGTTCCAAGGGTTTAGCGGATATTCTCAAACCAGCTTTATCCCGTGGGGAATTGACGGTTATCGGTGCCACTACACAGGACGAATACCGCAATACTATTCACAAGAATGCTGCTCTGGCTCGTCGTTTCAATGAAGTCAAGGTCAATGCTCCGTCCGCAGAGGACACCTACCAGATTTTGAAAGGGATTAAGCCGCTTTATGAAGCCCACCACAATATTGAATTGCCAGATGAGGTTTTGAGAGCTGCGGTTGATTATTCCGTCCAATATATTCCACAACGTAGCTTGCCTGATAAGGCTATTGACCTAGTCGATGTGACCGCTGCACATTTGGCTGCACAACATCCTGTGACAGATATTCAGACCTTAGAAGCAGAAATGGCTGAGGCAAAACAGTTGCAGTTGGAAGCAGCTGAAAAAGAGGATTATGAAAAAGCCTTGAATGAAAAAGTCCGTATTGATAAGCTACAAAAACAGATTGATAATCATACGGAGCAACAGAAAGTGGTGGCGACTGTTAATGATGTGGCTCAGGCGGTTGAGCGGATGACAGGAATTCCAGTCTCTCAAATGGGAGCTTCTGACATTGAACGACTCAAGGAATTGAAAAATCGTCTGGCAGCAAACGTTATCGGTCAAGACGATGCGGTGGAAGCTGTATCTCGTGCCATTCGTCGGAATCGTGCAGGTTTTGATGATGGCAACCGTCCAATTGGTTCCTTCCTCTTTGTTGGTCCGACAGGTGTGGGTAAGACAGAGTTGGCAAAACAGTTAGCACTAGACTTGTTTGGTAACAAGGATGCCATTATTCGTTTGGATATGTCTGAATACAGCGATCGGACAGCCGTTTCCAAATTAATCGGTACCACAGCTGGCTACATTGGCTACGATGACAATTCCCATACTCTTACCGAGCGCGTCCGCCGCAATCCGTACTCAATCGTTCTTATGGATGAGATTGAAAAAGCTGATCCACAAGTGATTACCCTTCTCTTGCAAGTGCTAGATGATGGGCATTTGACTGATGGACAGGGCAACCAAGTTAACTTTAAAAATACCATTATTATCGCGACTTCTAATGCAGGTTTTGGTTATGGAATGGCAGAAGGTGAAGAAAATCAAGACATCATGGACCGCATCGCACCATTCTTCCGCCCAGAGTTTCTCAATCGTTTTAACGCAGTCATCGAGTTCAAGCATTTGGATAAAGATGATCTCAAAGCCATTGTAGAATTACTCTTGGCCCAGGTCAATAATACCCTGGCGAAGAAAGGCATCCAATTAACGGTAACGGAAGCTGCCAAAGAATTCTTGATGGAAGAAGGCTATGACAAGGCCATGGGAGCCCGTCCTCTGCGCCGTGTGATTGAAAATCAGATTCGTGATAAGGTGACGGATTTCTATTTGGATCATGTTGATGTCAAATATCTGGAAGCGGATGTGGTTGATGGAAGCATCCAAATAAAAGAGCAAAGCTTTGCTTAA
- a CDS encoding peptide deformylase, which translates to MIQPIMKDIFFLQQKSEPATQLDVQVGQDLQDTLAANAHACVGMAANMIGVKKRIIIVNMGFTNLVMYNPVLISKAKPYQTEEGCLSLEGTRPTTRYQEIEVEFFDASWKKISLKLTDFQAQIVQHELDHLEGIII; encoded by the coding sequence ATGATTCAACCTATTATGAAAGATATTTTCTTCCTGCAGCAGAAGTCTGAGCCTGCGACTCAGCTAGATGTGCAGGTCGGTCAGGACTTGCAGGACACTTTAGCAGCCAATGCTCATGCCTGCGTGGGCATGGCGGCCAACATGATTGGCGTCAAAAAGCGGATTATCATCGTCAATATGGGTTTTACCAACCTGGTCATGTACAATCCCGTCCTCATCAGCAAGGCCAAGCCCTATCAGACAGAAGAGGGCTGCCTGTCGCTGGAAGGTACTCGCCCGACGACACGCTATCAGGAGATTGAAGTGGAGTTTTTTGATGCTTCATGGAAAAAGATCAGCCTAAAGCTGACAGACTTCCAAGCCCAGATTGTTCAGCATGAACTAGATCATTTGGAAGGGATTATCATCTAA
- a CDS encoding SMI1/KNR4 family protein: MSQLVDKIKVVQGLYSGSPASEQEVAVAESKLQLIFPAEYKDYLKEYGVISFYGTEWNGLKGDTWTDVVATTLEARSLYENFPKEKFILEDLHFDDMLVLADSTGKVFLWHNGLEKEIHSSIASYLEECVARKDTP, from the coding sequence ATGAGTCAGTTAGTAGATAAAATAAAAGTAGTCCAAGGTCTTTATAGCGGTAGCCCTGCTAGTGAGCAAGAAGTGGCAGTGGCTGAGAGTAAGCTTCAGTTGATATTTCCAGCAGAGTATAAGGACTATTTGAAAGAGTATGGGGTGATTTCATTCTATGGAACAGAATGGAATGGATTGAAAGGAGATACTTGGACCGATGTAGTTGCAACCACCTTGGAAGCGCGTAGTCTGTATGAAAATTTTCCTAAAGAGAAATTTATTTTAGAGGATCTACATTTTGATGATATGCTTGTTTTAGCGGATTCGACTGGTAAAGTCTTTTTGTGGCACAATGGATTAGAAAAAGAGATTCATTCCTCAATTGCGTCCTATCTGGAAGAATGTGTAGCCAGAAAGGACACCCCATGA
- a CDS encoding ATP-binding protein: MVIKKMIKKVATKAADGVSKLSELSPEQLEKVQAQMATYRDQIPDLSGEAAEEYFRKQLAIAGVEVYNAYLPQLKDLYLPIDNKTEFRLEDEGVLIDEGEFKSGYNIRYINITKWVTDKQENSLEKLVSVYEVLSTTPCNISLVFHRKQEETSVYLAVTNTENADSNADVDSYRKRLVSAIKGNFPGAAWKEEVGRGSLPCFEDYIPYSVATASNIPTEKSEKFISQTIEKLLDGIVPENKEQEYILVLLATPVLDVTDRKLHLSQIYSNLSPYATWQTQFQLTESDSRGSSATVGVNIGASVGSQTGHNLTQTHSQGQTESRGTSETETNTKGSGWQAGVNIKILNGGHNWNKSKSIAKGITNTIGKTASVANAVGKTVSSSLGANFGANFARTSSVTATIGKNEGISQSFVNHHVQHALKNLDKQMERLELSTALGLWDFSAYVLSEDPTIANNVAHSYLALTQGEESHLSQTVVNLWRGDVQMERDKAKALTAYLRDLRHPLFGFNPEILEIDEEFAVYPEIVTAATPLSGKELAYALNFPQKSIAGLPVLECAQFGRNISTFEEKDDQEQLPLGNIFHMNHEENTAVQLSLPSLASHTFITGSTGTGKSNTVYQLLAQAREKGIKFLVVEPAKGEYKQVFGSDEDVAVFGTNPTITPLLKINPFSFPEGIHILEHLDRLVELFNVCWPMYAAMPAVLKKAIEQAYQDCGWDLISSVNTYSKTIFPTFADVLRTIREIIDSSEYDNDNKGAYKGALLTRLESLTTGIYQLMFTEDEISSEKLFDENVIVDLSRLGSSETKSLIMGLLILKMQEYRMVSSQGMNQQLRHVTVLEEAHNLLKRTSTEQATESSNLLGKSVEMLTNAIAEMRTYGEGFIIADQSPGLLDLAVIRNTNTKIILRLPEYSDRELVGKSANLNEEQINELAKLPKGVAAVYQNEWLEPVLCKVAKYDSTEMVFQQPTQLVRTESPYHRLAILELLTTSPNLDSTLSFEELQELTLAVGLDSLTQVRIFNFLRTTSPDNFSMHELAHILGKVYPELVEKIRLKAEKGLEPPALTQVLQQEIDSSIPETISEQARRDLVQGLMTCYYLFELKDHKAMQDWLRNGDLI; this comes from the coding sequence ATGGTTATTAAGAAGATGATAAAAAAAGTAGCTACCAAGGCAGCAGACGGTGTTTCAAAATTATCAGAATTGAGTCCAGAGCAGCTTGAAAAAGTGCAGGCTCAAATGGCGACTTATCGGGATCAAATTCCTGATTTGTCAGGTGAGGCTGCGGAGGAATACTTTAGGAAACAGTTAGCAATTGCTGGCGTAGAAGTCTATAATGCCTATCTACCTCAGTTAAAAGACCTTTATCTTCCGATTGACAATAAAACGGAATTTCGTTTAGAAGATGAGGGAGTTTTGATCGATGAAGGCGAATTTAAGAGTGGTTATAATATCCGCTACATCAACATTACCAAGTGGGTGACGGATAAGCAGGAAAATAGTTTGGAGAAACTGGTCAGTGTTTATGAGGTCTTGTCAACAACTCCTTGTAATATTTCTCTTGTTTTCCACCGTAAACAGGAGGAAACATCTGTATATTTAGCGGTCACTAACACTGAAAATGCGGATAGTAATGCAGATGTTGATAGTTACCGCAAGCGATTGGTCTCAGCTATCAAGGGAAATTTTCCAGGTGCAGCTTGGAAAGAGGAGGTTGGAAGAGGTAGCCTGCCTTGTTTTGAGGACTATATTCCCTACTCAGTAGCAACAGCTTCTAATATTCCAACGGAGAAATCAGAGAAGTTCATCAGTCAGACAATCGAAAAATTATTGGATGGCATTGTACCTGAAAACAAAGAACAAGAATACATTCTTGTCCTCCTGGCAACGCCAGTTTTGGATGTTACAGATAGAAAATTGCATCTTTCTCAGATTTATTCTAACCTATCTCCTTATGCCACTTGGCAGACCCAGTTCCAATTGACAGAATCAGATTCCAGAGGCTCTTCTGCAACTGTTGGGGTTAATATTGGTGCCAGTGTCGGAAGCCAGACAGGTCACAATCTAACCCAAACCCATTCGCAAGGTCAAACTGAGTCAAGAGGAACTAGTGAGACGGAGACCAATACCAAAGGAAGTGGTTGGCAAGCAGGTGTAAATATTAAAATACTCAACGGAGGTCATAATTGGAACAAAAGCAAATCAATCGCCAAAGGCATCACCAATACAATAGGCAAAACAGCCTCGGTTGCCAATGCCGTTGGGAAAACAGTTTCTAGCAGTCTAGGTGCCAATTTTGGAGCTAATTTTGCTCGAACTTCCAGTGTGACTGCTACCATTGGGAAAAATGAAGGCATTAGTCAGTCCTTTGTCAACCACCATGTTCAGCACGCTCTAAAAAATTTAGACAAGCAGATGGAGCGTTTGGAATTGTCTACTGCCTTGGGACTATGGGATTTTTCTGCCTATGTTTTGAGTGAAGATCCAACTATTGCCAATAACGTTGCCCATTCCTATTTGGCCTTGACTCAGGGAGAAGAATCGCATCTGTCGCAAACAGTTGTCAATCTTTGGCGTGGGGATGTTCAAATGGAACGTGATAAGGCTAAAGCACTGACTGCCTACTTGAGAGATTTACGCCACCCTCTCTTTGGTTTCAACCCAGAAATTCTAGAGATTGATGAAGAATTTGCAGTTTATCCAGAAATCGTCACAGCAGCCACGCCACTGTCTGGAAAGGAATTAGCCTATGCTCTCAATTTTCCTCAGAAATCGATTGCCGGTCTTCCTGTTTTAGAGTGTGCTCAGTTTGGTCGTAATATCTCTACTTTTGAGGAGAAAGATGATCAGGAGCAACTTCCTTTGGGAAATATTTTCCACATGAATCATGAGGAAAATACAGCAGTTCAGCTTTCCTTACCTTCCTTGGCCTCCCATACATTTATTACAGGTAGTACAGGTACAGGTAAGAGTAATACCGTCTATCAATTGCTCGCTCAGGCTAGGGAAAAAGGAATTAAATTTTTGGTTGTAGAGCCAGCTAAAGGAGAATATAAGCAGGTTTTTGGCTCAGATGAGGATGTGGCAGTTTTTGGAACCAATCCAACTATCACTCCCTTATTAAAAATAAATCCATTCAGCTTCCCTGAAGGCATTCATATCCTAGAACATTTAGACCGTCTTGTAGAACTCTTCAATGTTTGTTGGCCAATGTATGCAGCGATGCCTGCTGTTTTGAAAAAAGCCATTGAACAAGCCTATCAAGATTGTGGCTGGGATTTGATTTCGTCAGTGAATACTTATTCAAAAACCATTTTCCCAACGTTTGCAGATGTCTTACGGACAATCAGAGAAATTATCGACTCGAGCGAATACGACAATGATAATAAGGGAGCCTATAAAGGAGCTTTGCTGACACGCTTGGAGTCACTGACAACGGGGATTTACCAGTTGATGTTTACAGAAGATGAGATTTCATCCGAGAAGTTATTTGATGAAAATGTTATCGTGGATTTGAGTCGTCTGGGTTCTAGTGAGACCAAATCGCTGATAATGGGTCTCCTCATTTTAAAAATGCAAGAATACCGAATGGTTTCTAGTCAGGGTATGAATCAGCAGCTCCGCCATGTGACTGTTTTAGAAGAGGCCCACAATCTCTTGAAACGTACATCAACAGAACAGGCAACCGAATCTAGTAATTTACTTGGAAAAAGTGTGGAGATGTTGACCAATGCCATCGCTGAGATGAGGACATATGGAGAGGGCTTTATTATCGCAGATCAGTCGCCAGGTCTCTTAGACTTAGCTGTTATTCGTAATACCAATACCAAGATTATTTTGCGCTTACCTGAATATTCCGATAGGGAGTTGGTTGGTAAGTCTGCTAATCTAAATGAAGAACAAATAAATGAATTGGCCAAACTGCCGAAAGGTGTCGCAGCAGTCTATCAAAATGAATGGCTGGAACCAGTTTTATGTAAGGTGGCAAAGTATGACTCAACTGAAATGGTATTTCAACAACCAACCCAATTAGTAAGGACAGAATCACCCTATCACCGCTTGGCTATTTTAGAATTACTGACTACTAGCCCAAACCTAGATAGCACCTTGTCTTTTGAAGAATTACAAGAATTAACTCTAGCAGTAGGTCTTGATAGTTTGACTCAAGTAAGAATCTTTAACTTCTTACGAACAACATCCCCAGATAATTTTAGTATGCATGAACTGGCGCACATTCTCGGGAAAGTATACCCAGAATTAGTCGAGAAAATTCGGTTGAAAGCAGAAAAAGGGTTAGAGCCACCCGCTTTGACACAGGTACTTCAGCAGGAAATTGACAGTAGTATACCTGAGACGATCAGTGAGCAGGCCAGACGGGATTTAGTACAGGGCTTGATGACTTGTTATTATTTATTTGAACTAAAAGACCACAAGGCCATGCAGGATTGGTTACGAAATGGAGACTTAATATGA